A single Acidobacteriota bacterium DNA region contains:
- the yejB gene encoding microcin C ABC transporter permease YejB codes for MLLYVLRRILLMVPTLVGILLINFVIIQAAPGGPVDQAIARLQGTGLDAGVGLLGGGVADATLETELTATGGIDPALIEELERQFGFDKPAHVRFGIMLRDYLRFDLGESFYQDVPVIDLVLDRLPVSMSLGLWTLLIVYSVSIPLGIRKATKDGSPFDIWTSVVILVGYAIPAFILAVLLIVLFARGGMIEYFPLRGLVSDDFADLGTWARVKDYLWHLVLPITALVAGSFATLTMLTKNSFLDEINKQYVLTAKAKGLRPRRVLYGHVFRNAMLIIIAGFPRALVGALFTGVLLAEIIFSLDGLGLLGFEAIVTRDYPIIFGTLYISTLLALVLQLLTDITYTLTDPRIDFETRDV; via the coding sequence GTGCTCCTCTACGTCCTGCGCCGCATCCTCCTCATGGTGCCGACGCTGGTCGGCATCCTGCTGATCAACTTCGTCATCATCCAGGCGGCGCCCGGCGGACCGGTCGACCAGGCGATCGCCCGGCTTCAGGGCACCGGCCTCGACGCCGGAGTCGGGCTTCTGGGCGGCGGTGTGGCCGACGCCACCCTGGAGACGGAGTTGACCGCCACCGGCGGCATCGACCCGGCCCTCATCGAGGAACTCGAGCGCCAGTTCGGCTTCGACAAGCCGGCCCACGTCCGCTTCGGGATCATGCTTCGCGACTACCTGCGCTTCGACCTGGGCGAGAGCTTCTACCAGGACGTCCCGGTCATCGACCTCGTCCTGGACCGGCTGCCGGTGTCGATGTCCCTGGGGCTCTGGACCCTGCTCATCGTCTACTCGGTGTCGATTCCGCTCGGCATCCGCAAGGCGACCAAGGACGGTTCGCCCTTCGACATCTGGACCAGCGTCGTCATCCTCGTCGGCTACGCGATCCCGGCCTTCATCCTCGCCGTCCTGCTCATCGTGCTCTTCGCGCGCGGCGGGATGATCGAGTACTTCCCGCTACGGGGTCTGGTGTCCGACGACTTTGCCGACCTGGGGACGTGGGCCCGCGTCAAGGACTACCTGTGGCACCTGGTGCTGCCGATCACGGCCCTGGTGGCGGGCAGTTTCGCCACCCTCACCATGCTGACGAAGAACTCGTTCCTCGACGAGATCAACAAGCAGTACGTGCTGACCGCCAAGGCCAAGGGCCTCAGGCCGCGACGCGTGCTCTACGGCCACGTCTTCCGCAACGCGATGCTGATCATCATCGCCGGCTTCCCGCGGGCTCTGGTCGGCGCGCTGTTCACCGGCGTGCTGCTGGCCGAGATCATCTTCTCGCTCGACGGGCTGGGCCTGCTCGGCTTCGAGGCGATCGTCACCCGGGACTACCCGATCATCTTCGGCACCCTCTACATCTCGACCCTGCTGGCGTTGGTGCTGCAGCTCCTGACCGACATCACGTACACGCTGACCGATCCACGGATCGACTTCGAGACCCGGGACGTGTGA
- a CDS encoding extracellular solute-binding protein produces the protein MNTASPHALAAAAIGVTCCLGAATAIPAQEGPTHAIAYFGEPKYAADVPHFDYVNPDAPKGGEMRTWLPGTFNNIHPYADMGRTPAWANWRVTVITSDRLMMGSEDELSTLYCLLCETVEVAGDYSWVAYTLRPEARWHDGVPVTVDDVVWTFDTLKTDGPVSFKAAWRHVEGIERLGERSFRFLLGAEGRSRRAVMEASAFLPMAKHYWQDRDFTATSLEGPLGNGAYRVKEVDPGRRLVFERVPDYWAKDLNVRRGYHNFDRISVLYFRDMKAGIQALKARVVDYWRDQDEREVATAYDFPEVGMGLFNKETYRMRMTYGMHWSVVFNTRRPIFQDIRVREALTLAYNFDWGNRTLQYGALRRNTTFFLGSEMAARGLPSAGELALLEPLRQHVPDRVFTHEFTLPETDGYGRNREALLRAGELLEEAGWVLRDMRRVDEATGEPLRFEIMVMLREHERMMVPFVDNLTRLGIDATVRRVESNIFTNRARQYDFDMTMQKIYTHPIPQPGRTRSYLHSRSVDSPNLWNYAGIRNPAVDFLVEKVIGAETEEEMNIAGRALDRVLLWGFYVIPEGAPKGRHLLYWDRFGHPPLGHEHLNWTGFPQLWWFDEEKSARVDAVLGETR, from the coding sequence GTGAACACAGCTTCTCCGCATGCGCTCGCGGCAGCGGCCATCGGCGTGACGTGCTGCCTGGGCGCCGCCACGGCTATCCCGGCCCAGGAAGGCCCGACGCACGCGATCGCCTACTTCGGCGAACCGAAGTACGCCGCCGACGTTCCGCACTTCGACTACGTCAATCCCGACGCGCCGAAGGGCGGCGAGATGCGCACGTGGCTGCCGGGGACGTTCAACAACATCCATCCCTACGCCGACATGGGGCGCACGCCGGCCTGGGCCAACTGGCGGGTCACGGTGATCACCTCCGATCGCCTGATGATGGGGTCGGAGGACGAGCTGTCGACCCTCTACTGCCTGCTGTGCGAGACGGTCGAGGTCGCCGGGGACTACAGTTGGGTGGCCTACACGCTGCGACCCGAGGCGCGATGGCACGACGGTGTGCCGGTGACGGTCGACGACGTGGTGTGGACGTTCGACACCCTCAAGACGGACGGTCCGGTCAGCTTCAAGGCGGCCTGGCGGCACGTCGAGGGCATCGAGCGTCTCGGAGAGCGCTCCTTCCGCTTCCTTCTCGGCGCCGAGGGAAGAAGCCGCAGAGCGGTGATGGAGGCGTCCGCCTTCCTGCCGATGGCGAAGCACTACTGGCAGGACCGCGACTTCACGGCGACCAGCCTGGAGGGGCCGCTCGGCAACGGCGCCTATCGCGTCAAGGAGGTCGACCCCGGCCGCCGTCTCGTCTTCGAGCGCGTTCCGGACTACTGGGCGAAGGACCTCAACGTCAGGCGCGGCTACCACAACTTCGACCGGATCTCCGTCCTCTACTTCCGGGACATGAAGGCCGGCATCCAGGCGCTCAAGGCCCGCGTCGTCGACTACTGGCGCGACCAGGACGAGCGGGAGGTCGCCACCGCCTACGACTTCCCCGAGGTCGGCATGGGGCTCTTCAACAAGGAGACCTACCGGATGAGGATGACCTACGGGATGCACTGGTCGGTCGTCTTCAACACCCGCCGGCCGATCTTCCAGGACATACGCGTCCGCGAGGCGCTGACCCTGGCCTACAACTTCGACTGGGGCAACCGCACTCTCCAGTACGGCGCGCTGCGGCGGAACACGACGTTCTTCCTGGGCTCGGAGATGGCGGCGCGCGGCCTGCCGTCGGCCGGGGAACTGGCGCTGCTCGAGCCGCTGCGGCAGCACGTCCCCGACCGCGTCTTCACGCACGAGTTCACCCTTCCCGAAACCGACGGCTACGGCCGCAACCGGGAGGCGCTGCTGCGGGCTGGGGAGCTGCTCGAGGAGGCCGGCTGGGTCCTCCGTGACATGAGGCGCGTCGACGAGGCGACGGGAGAGCCGCTCCGGTTCGAGATCATGGTCATGCTCAGGGAACACGAACGGATGATGGTGCCGTTCGTCGACAACCTCACCCGCCTCGGCATCGACGCGACCGTCCGCCGGGTGGAGTCGAACATCTTCACGAACCGTGCGCGCCAGTACGACTTCGACATGACGATGCAGAAGATCTACACCCACCCCATCCCGCAGCCGGGCCGCACGCGCAGCTACCTGCACTCCCGGAGCGTCGACTCCCCGAACCTGTGGAACTACGCGGGGATCAGGAACCCGGCGGTGGACTTCCTGGTGGAGAAGGTGATCGGAGCCGAGACCGAAGAGGAGATGAACATCGCCGGCCGGGCGCTCGACCGGGTGCTGCTGTGGGGCTTCTACGTCATTCCCGAAGGCGCCCCCAAGGGCCGCCATCTCCTGTACTGGGACCGCTTCGGCCATCCGCCCCTGGGGCACGAGCACCTGAACTGGACCGGCTTCCCGCAGCTCTGGTGGTTCGACGAGGAGAAGAGCGCCCGCGTCGACGCGGTTTTGGGCGAGACGCGTTAG